A section of the Ovis canadensis isolate MfBH-ARS-UI-01 breed Bighorn chromosome 1, ARS-UI_OviCan_v2, whole genome shotgun sequence genome encodes:
- the IVL gene encoding involucrin produces MSQQNTLPVILPPALSQESLKPASPPTNTQQEQVKQPTPLPAPCQKVHSDLPGEVPLELGEKHTIVKGVPGQKCEPQQPEPEQQEQHVKQQQQESQVQEQHVKQQQQESQVPEVHAEQQHQESQVQEVRVEQQQQESQVPEEHVEQQLQESQVQEVHVEQQQQESQVLEEHVQQQQQESQVLEEHVQQQQESQVPEVHVQQQQESQVPEVHVQQQQESQVPEVHVQQQQESQVPEVHVQQQQESQVPEEHVELQQQESQVLEEYVELQQQESQVPEEHVQQQQESQVPEVHVELQQESQVPEVHVQQQQESQVPEVHVQQQQESQVPEVHVQQQQESQVPEVHVELQQRESPVQEVHVKKQHQELQEQEVQQQKEQHAEPQKAEHLGLQLEQEKTQTEQQLKGQLEQEKKVLGQHLDQEPAKREEQMEKKEEQLLEQQDGQLKQPVCFPAPNQVQEIHSVLPLKGKALPSEEAGGVVPSEHK; encoded by the coding sequence ATGTCCCAGCAAAACACTCTGCCAGTGATTCTGCCCCCTGCCCTCTCTCAGGAGTCCCTCAAgcctgcttctcctcccaccaaTACCCAGCAGGAGCAAGTGAAGCAGCCAACTCCACTGCCTGCCCCATGCCAGAAGGTACACTCGGATCTCCCAGGGGAGGTCCCCTTGGAGCTCGGGGAGAAACACACAATTGTGAAAGGGGTGCCTGGGCAAAAGTGTGAACCACAGCAACCAGAGCCAGAGCAGCAAGAACAGCatgtgaagcagcagcagcaagagtcacAGGTGCAGGAACAGCATGTGAAGCAGCAACAACAAGAATCACAGGTGCCAGAAGTTCATGCAGAACAGCAACACCAAGAATCACAGGTACAGGAAGTACGTGTGGAGCAGCAGCAACAAGAGTCACAGGTGCCAGAAGAGCATGTGGAGCAGCAACTGCAAGAGTCACAGGTACAGGAAGTGCAtgtggagcagcagcagcaagagtctCAGGTGCTGGAAGAGCatgtgcagcagcagcagcaggagtcacAGGTGCTGGAAGAGCATGTGCAGCAGCAACAAGAGTCACAGGTGCCAGAAGTGCAtgtgcagcagcagcaagagtcacAGGTGCCAGAAGTGCAtgtgcagcagcagcaagagtctCAGGTGCCAGAAGTGCAtgtgcagcagcagcaagagtcacAGGTGCCAGAAGTGCAtgtgcagcagcagcaagagtcacAGGTGCCAGAAGAGCATGTGGAACTGCAGCAACAAGAGTCACAGGTGCTGGAAGAGTATGTGGAGCTGCAGCAACAAGAGTCACAGGTGCCGGAAGAGCAtgtgcagcagcagcaagagtcacAGGTGCCAGAAGTGCATGTGGAACTGCAGCAAGAGTCACAGGTGCCAGAAGTGCAtgtgcagcagcagcaagagtcacAGGTGCCAGAAGTGCAtgtgcagcagcagcaagagtcacAGGTGCCAGAAGTGCAtgtgcagcagcagcaagagtcacAGGTGCCGGAAGTGCATGTGGAACTGCAGCAACGAGAGTCACCGGTACAGGAAGTGCATGTCAAAAAGCAACACCAGGAGCTACAGGAGCAGGAAGTGCAGCAGCAAAAAGAACAGCACGCGGAGCCTCAGAAAGCAGAACACCTGGGGCTGCAGCTGGAGCAGGAGAAAACACAAACAGAGCAGCAGCTGAAAGGACAGCTGGAACAGGAGAAGAAGGTCTTGGGCCAGCACTTGGATCAAGAGCCAGCTAAGAGAGAGgagcaaatggaaaagaaagaggagcAGCTGCTGGAGCAGCAGGATGGGCAGCTGAAACAGCCTGTGTGTTTCCCAGCTCCCAACCAGGTCCAAGAGATCCACTCAGTCCTGCCACTGAAGGGAAAAGCCTTGCCCTCTGAAGAAGCAGGAGGTGTAGTGCCTTCTGAACATAAGTAA